The Desulfovibrio inopinatus DSM 10711 genome includes a region encoding these proteins:
- a CDS encoding O-antigen ligase family protein: protein MLISSTVLLATKYYYLAPVPALGVFAILATLKWPKFLYYLVIALIPFGAFRTISEDLPFLRLHWIASFLLLLAAAYWTLPKRRLPDRLSCNLWNPMLLFLAINCIAASFSSYPALAFKNVLLIVVGYFVFFGMTLFFVDRDGFERILPRVIVASVALSGGLGVLGYFFNIDLFTGRDEMASSSRGTGGVEDPNNMALYVIYTVPFLIHWVARTTSKGKSLFFLLLLGNATLAIVSTYSRGGALVFAITAFLTLFEHRKHIPPRKLGLLLSGFMVAIALALLVIPQSYWERQGSLASEEDVSLSRRASYLMVAWESIQQSPLVGFGPGTFRELYGRSEVTLQYKREGHSLKRDAHNTFVEVLIGSGVPGFAVFLWMIFLAIRNLGKTKRMYREKGQFVLADLTGAYRQAFFALLLYLCIFSDVFHKFLLLSLAASQVGMYAAKAAPDVLHTECSTDELLQTSETTETLS, encoded by the coding sequence GTGCTCATATCGAGCACTGTGCTTCTTGCGACAAAATATTACTATCTTGCTCCTGTTCCAGCTCTCGGTGTATTTGCTATTCTCGCTACGTTGAAGTGGCCAAAATTTTTGTATTATCTTGTCATTGCCTTGATTCCTTTCGGGGCGTTTCGGACAATATCGGAGGATCTTCCGTTTTTACGGTTGCATTGGATTGCTTCCTTCTTATTGCTGTTGGCAGCAGCGTATTGGACGCTTCCCAAACGAAGATTGCCGGATCGTTTGTCCTGTAATTTATGGAATCCCATGCTTCTTTTTTTGGCAATCAACTGTATCGCCGCATCCTTTTCCTCATATCCTGCTCTGGCTTTTAAGAATGTTTTGCTCATTGTTGTCGGGTATTTTGTTTTTTTCGGAATGACCTTGTTTTTCGTGGACCGCGATGGATTTGAACGTATTCTTCCTCGGGTGATCGTTGCCAGCGTTGCCTTGTCCGGAGGGCTCGGCGTCTTGGGGTATTTTTTCAATATCGATCTCTTCACGGGAAGAGACGAAATGGCGTCAAGCTCACGAGGAACGGGCGGAGTCGAAGATCCCAACAATATGGCGCTGTATGTTATTTACACCGTACCATTTCTTATTCACTGGGTGGCGAGAACAACATCCAAAGGGAAAAGTTTGTTCTTTCTTTTGCTGTTGGGGAACGCCACGTTGGCTATTGTCAGCACCTATTCGCGAGGTGGAGCGCTTGTTTTTGCCATTACTGCATTCTTGACACTTTTTGAACATCGCAAGCACATTCCACCACGGAAACTCGGATTGCTGCTGTCCGGATTCATGGTTGCAATCGCTTTAGCCTTGTTAGTTATTCCCCAGTCCTATTGGGAGCGGCAGGGCAGTTTGGCCTCAGAAGAGGATGTCTCACTGTCGCGGCGTGCTTCCTATCTCATGGTCGCCTGGGAGTCGATTCAACAAAGCCCCTTGGTCGGTTTTGGCCCGGGAACATTTCGTGAACTTTATGGGCGATCTGAAGTGACTCTCCAGTATAAACGGGAAGGACATTCGCTGAAGCGTGATGCGCATAATACCTTTGTAGAAGTGCTTATTGGAAGCGGAGTCCCTGGGTTTGCCGTATTTTTATGGATGATCTTTTTAGCGATACGGAATTTGGGGAAAACCAAACGAATGTATAGAGAAAAAGGGCAGTTCGTTCTCGCTGATTTGACCGGCGCGTATCGCCAAGCATTTTTTGCACTCCTTTTGTATTTGTGCATTTTCAGCGATGTCTTTCATAAATTTTTGTTGCTTTCGTTGGCTGCCTCACAGGTTGGCATGTATGCGGCCAAAGCCGCACCAGACGTACTCCATACTGAATGTAGCACGGATGAATTGTTGCAAACGTCCGAGACAACGGAAACGCTTTCCTGA
- a CDS encoding glycosyltransferase — MDVSLFVFIVCLSGVVSVFFPYPLMLWFLDWLHPHHHVIDGNCKSVPHHSVSFILAFRNPGPAFAETIQTTLAILQDRPSWNAVFASDGSDDGSEEMVRDLGQGRIELVCLPVHQGKTAALNAAVTHATNEVLVFFDADSRFDALAVESLLAHLSNDSVGGVSGRRCLSTKGVHGGAQRSFFSFDAAVKTLESRVSSLTSNEGKLYAIYRSLFQPLPNAVTDDLYSCLCVIRQGKRYLFDSAATVMVPNPLRTEGGELIRRRRIVGASLRTLWLNRELFVPSKYGLVSVGLFCNKVLRRLLPFLLVSLYAANLALVARNIGFTLIFLLQTGIYLLALCYPVLSRLPLPRKVKKMSSIPRYFVLGNIGTALGVWDFVMGHAAVKWNPTKSGGEE, encoded by the coding sequence ATGGATGTGAGCTTGTTTGTCTTTATCGTCTGTCTGTCGGGCGTCGTATCGGTTTTTTTCCCATATCCTCTGATGCTGTGGTTTCTTGATTGGTTGCACCCCCATCATCACGTGATTGATGGGAATTGCAAGTCCGTGCCTCATCATTCCGTGAGTTTTATTCTGGCTTTTCGTAACCCCGGACCGGCGTTTGCGGAAACGATTCAAACAACGTTGGCAATTCTTCAGGATCGACCTTCCTGGAATGCCGTTTTCGCTTCGGATGGTTCCGACGATGGCAGTGAGGAAATGGTTCGGGACTTGGGCCAGGGCCGTATTGAACTCGTCTGCTTACCGGTTCATCAAGGGAAAACCGCAGCACTTAATGCGGCTGTTACTCATGCAACGAACGAGGTGCTGGTTTTTTTTGATGCAGACTCTCGATTTGATGCCCTGGCCGTCGAAAGTCTGCTTGCACATTTGTCCAACGACAGTGTTGGCGGCGTGAGTGGAAGACGTTGCCTCAGCACGAAAGGAGTGCACGGTGGGGCACAACGTTCTTTTTTTTCTTTTGACGCCGCCGTCAAAACGTTGGAATCGCGTGTCTCATCTCTCACCTCCAATGAAGGGAAACTTTACGCCATATACCGGAGTCTCTTCCAGCCTTTGCCCAATGCGGTGACCGATGATCTCTACTCCTGCCTGTGTGTTATCAGACAAGGCAAACGTTATCTCTTTGACTCTGCCGCCACTGTCATGGTCCCTAACCCTTTGCGTACCGAAGGCGGAGAGTTGATTCGGCGTCGTCGCATTGTCGGCGCCAGCCTGCGTACGCTCTGGCTGAATCGAGAGCTTTTTGTTCCAAGCAAGTATGGTTTGGTGAGTGTTGGGTTGTTTTGTAACAAAGTCCTACGTCGCTTGCTTCCGTTTCTTTTGGTTAGCTTATATGCAGCCAACCTGGCTCTTGTCGCCCGAAATATCGGATTTACGCTGATTTTCCTGTTGCAAACCGGTATCTATCTGCTTGCACTTTGTTATCCCGTTCTTTCGCGTTTGCCTTTGCCGCGAAAGGTGAAAAAAATGTCCAGTATACCCCGCTATTTTGTCTTGGGCAATATCGGAACGGCACTTGGCGTTTGGGATTTTGTCATGGGGCATGCGGCCGTGAAATGGAATCCGACCAAATCGGGGGGAGAGGAGTGA
- a CDS encoding glycosyltransferase family 4 protein, producing MKNTIAYVMSRYPRITETFVHFEMLEMQRRGRRVLIFPLLLERSQVEHPQVEDMMASVVFEPFMSWAVLRDNVLSFVSSPRAYCAAIRDILSGTLGSFNFFFGALGVFPKSVSYARQAKARGVEHVHAHFVTHPVICALVIKRLAGIPFSFTAHAHDILIDTRMFDIKLREAEFAIMISQYNKSLMIKTFGLPPDQAEKMHIVHCGIDPDDFPAVPAPDNPIPEIACVASFKDMKGHVHLVEALRLLCGQGRTFLCRFIGIGPLEGEIRRRVEEAGLNDVVIFEGALSRPEVKKRLAHCDCVVLPSVVGRRGDHEGIPVALMEAMATQRPVVASRLAGIPELIEDGVSGLLVPPGDVRALAEALAKLLDDPALRRILGERGRETVVQHFNLKIETVKLDALFRRVS from the coding sequence GTGAAAAATACGATCGCCTATGTCATGTCTCGTTATCCTCGTATCACCGAAACGTTTGTGCATTTTGAAATGCTTGAAATGCAACGCCGGGGTCGTCGAGTGCTCATTTTCCCGCTTCTTTTGGAACGCTCTCAGGTGGAACACCCCCAGGTGGAAGACATGATGGCCTCCGTTGTTTTCGAACCGTTTATGTCGTGGGCAGTTTTGCGCGACAATGTACTGTCGTTTGTTTCTTCTCCTCGCGCGTACTGCGCTGCCATTCGAGACATCCTTTCCGGGACATTGGGGAGTTTTAACTTTTTTTTTGGCGCTCTCGGGGTTTTTCCAAAATCGGTATCATATGCTCGTCAAGCCAAGGCTCGTGGGGTTGAGCATGTTCATGCTCATTTTGTGACACATCCGGTTATTTGTGCTCTTGTCATCAAACGTCTTGCCGGCATTCCGTTTAGTTTTACCGCACACGCGCACGATATTCTTATCGACACGCGTATGTTCGATATCAAGCTGCGTGAGGCTGAATTTGCCATTATGATTTCGCAGTACAACAAATCTCTCATGATCAAGACCTTCGGTCTTCCCCCAGATCAAGCCGAGAAAATGCATATTGTACATTGCGGTATTGATCCCGATGATTTCCCCGCGGTTCCGGCTCCTGATAATCCTATTCCCGAGATCGCTTGTGTCGCGTCTTTTAAAGATATGAAAGGGCATGTGCATCTTGTGGAAGCACTTCGTCTGCTTTGTGGCCAAGGCCGAACATTTCTTTGTCGTTTTATTGGTATCGGACCGTTGGAAGGCGAAATTCGACGCCGTGTTGAGGAGGCAGGTCTCAACGACGTGGTAATTTTTGAAGGAGCGTTATCCAGGCCGGAAGTGAAAAAACGGTTGGCCCATTGCGATTGTGTGGTGTTGCCTAGTGTTGTTGGTCGACGTGGAGATCATGAAGGTATTCCGGTCGCGTTGATGGAGGCCATGGCAACACAGCGTCCGGTGGTAGCCTCTCGGCTTGCGGGAATCCCCGAGCTCATTGAGGACGGTGTTTCAGGCCTTTTGGTTCCGCCTGGAGATGTCCGGGCTTTGGCAGAAGCGTTAGCTAAACTTTTGGATGACCCGGCTTTGCGTCGTATTTTGGGAGAACGCGGTCGAGAAACCGTTGTGCAACATTTTAACCTGAAAATTGAGACGGTCAAGCTTGATGCACTGTTTCGTCGCGTTTCCTGA
- a CDS encoding YIP1 family protein, with protein MRITCPHCGFSRDVPNDKVPARSVRATCPKCKHKFQFRRVGDEAVSSLDGQDEAPAAVNSPSHQPDYAESDTVQPEHYEREPSQARYANTAHPREGIEDDSIEYQEPPRESGDGSPIESVHYAEPGDEEAGQDSTGSMKHDTAYEEPENDASPASDTPGHMRADNPDDVPFQNQTERSENSDRDGQDIWAKLEAMERNGGRRRLDETGETVDDAIPWEHLDRHGFLNGFASTIFKIMFKPLSFFGNMARDERETPHVGKALVFNILISELIVLMDFVWLFVGARTKLAGGDEAQELLHVLAASPGMELLVFMLLIPFMFALAAYIDAGLIHLLLMLFRGAKRSFAHTFRTICYSGAPLIILAIPVAGQYLSPLVMVWSMSLQAIGLQRVHGIASTQALAAVLIKWTLYVLLFMQLGSIAMP; from the coding sequence ATGCGGATTACGTGCCCACATTGTGGATTTAGCAGGGATGTCCCCAACGACAAAGTACCTGCTCGATCGGTTCGCGCTACCTGTCCGAAATGCAAGCATAAATTCCAATTTCGGCGAGTAGGTGACGAAGCCGTTTCCAGCTTAGATGGGCAGGACGAAGCACCTGCCGCAGTCAATAGTCCATCGCATCAGCCGGACTACGCCGAATCTGATACCGTCCAACCGGAACATTATGAACGTGAACCGTCCCAGGCCAGGTATGCCAACACAGCTCATCCTCGTGAAGGTATAGAAGACGATTCTATCGAATATCAGGAGCCTCCACGCGAATCGGGAGACGGATCTCCTATCGAATCCGTCCATTATGCCGAGCCAGGAGATGAAGAGGCAGGGCAAGACAGTACGGGTTCTATGAAGCATGATACAGCGTACGAAGAGCCAGAGAACGATGCTTCTCCGGCATCAGATACCCCAGGCCACATGCGAGCCGACAATCCTGATGACGTTCCCTTCCAAAACCAGACCGAGCGTTCGGAGAACTCCGATCGTGATGGTCAGGATATCTGGGCCAAGCTTGAAGCGATGGAACGCAACGGTGGTCGGCGTCGCCTTGATGAGACTGGCGAAACCGTTGACGATGCAATTCCTTGGGAGCACTTGGATCGACATGGCTTTTTAAACGGATTTGCCTCCACAATTTTTAAAATCATGTTCAAGCCGCTGTCCTTCTTCGGCAATATGGCCCGTGACGAACGGGAAACACCGCATGTCGGCAAAGCGCTTGTTTTCAATATTCTTATTTCTGAACTTATTGTCCTCATGGACTTTGTGTGGCTTTTTGTCGGCGCAAGAACCAAGCTGGCCGGCGGAGATGAAGCCCAAGAACTCCTGCATGTTTTAGCCGCGTCACCGGGAATGGAGCTGTTGGTATTTATGCTCCTGATACCGTTTATGTTTGCCTTGGCCGCCTATATTGATGCAGGGTTGATTCATTTACTGCTCATGCTCTTTCGCGGAGCGAAGCGGAGCTTTGCTCATACATTTCGTACTATTTGTTATTCCGGAGCTCCTCTTATTATTTTAGCGATACCCGTTGCCGGACAGTATTTGTCGCCCCTGGTCATGGTGTGGAGTATGTCGTTGCAGGCTATTGGATTACAACGTGTCCATGGGATCGCTTCGACGCAGGCTCTGGCCGCTGTGCTCATAAAATGGACGCTGTATGTGTTGCTGTTCATGCAACTCGGCAGCATCGCCATGCCTTGA
- a CDS encoding DUF3536 domain-containing protein, which produces MKKYLCIHGHFYQPPREDPWLDLILPEGSAAPAMNWNERILNESYAPIASARRLGPGGIVDIVNCYEWMSFNAGPTLLHWMEQFAPTTYHSMLDADAKSLSRLGHGNALAQIYHHVIMPLASELDKELEVAWAVEDFQARFGRAPEGMWLSETAVDTATLEVLADYGITFTILAPGQAAAVTKLGSGDWRDVSHGGLDIRLPYAVSLPSGRQIAVFFYDGPISQAVAFERLLEDGEKFWRRLADASSPGLLSLATDGETYGHHFKFGEMGLAYILDQARQQREDIHLTNYATFLEAHPPTMQVRLHEPSAWSCAHGVERWRSDCGCTTGGHPGWKQTWRKPLRDALNAFKTKVDEHFFDAGQQLFKHPRQALVEAGKLLSGRVTPQDFADMWLSGGLSPADRTKAFKLIAMQKWALAAFASCAWFFDEISRIEPVNGLTFALRAMELAEKTQGPDFEPEFSDILEQAPSNIPEMHNGNHIWQTQVVPRRETTRTLVTQALLHLWAQRRLPGVNSETTSAETVQWPGVSVTIEPTSDEIPSFVAAKATLAWTQEPHPEDVEIAYTSPPGHDPYAMRIQITKVGEPFEAHVCARGDELAWNKRQAIADTWIQTASNTLFQDMVRHAQDGIHLITNRQEAQSTLTFAPLWNHLAPGLAYAWLTGESVASSAEELMLQFLRDKASSPVTDDLLRRIASTANEFFHANKLDQLETLLTRCHQINLNPNFLELQNSLFPYDPKTKQLRRICQLVGMAS; this is translated from the coding sequence ATGAAAAAATACCTCTGCATCCACGGCCATTTCTACCAGCCTCCTCGTGAAGATCCTTGGCTGGACCTGATTCTGCCCGAGGGCAGCGCCGCCCCGGCAATGAACTGGAACGAACGCATTCTCAACGAGAGTTACGCTCCTATTGCCTCGGCAAGACGCCTTGGCCCCGGAGGTATTGTCGACATCGTCAATTGCTACGAATGGATGAGTTTCAATGCCGGTCCCACCTTGTTGCACTGGATGGAACAATTCGCACCGACAACATATCATTCCATGCTTGACGCCGATGCAAAAAGCCTGTCCCGCCTAGGGCATGGGAATGCTTTGGCGCAGATCTATCACCATGTCATCATGCCGCTGGCCTCGGAACTCGACAAGGAACTTGAGGTCGCCTGGGCGGTGGAAGATTTCCAGGCGCGTTTCGGCCGCGCTCCCGAAGGAATGTGGCTCTCCGAAACCGCTGTGGATACGGCCACTTTAGAAGTGCTCGCCGATTACGGCATAACCTTCACCATCCTTGCTCCGGGGCAGGCTGCTGCCGTCACGAAGCTTGGGAGTGGCGACTGGCGCGACGTCAGTCACGGAGGATTGGATATACGTCTGCCCTATGCGGTTTCCCTGCCGTCAGGCCGACAAATCGCCGTTTTTTTCTACGATGGCCCTATCTCGCAGGCCGTCGCATTTGAGCGCTTGCTGGAAGATGGAGAAAAATTTTGGCGACGTCTTGCCGATGCAAGCTCTCCGGGACTTCTCTCATTGGCCACTGACGGTGAAACATACGGACACCATTTCAAATTTGGAGAAATGGGTCTTGCCTATATTTTAGATCAGGCCCGCCAGCAGCGAGAAGATATTCATCTCACCAACTACGCGACCTTTCTTGAAGCCCATCCGCCAACGATGCAGGTGCGTCTCCATGAGCCTTCAGCATGGAGTTGCGCCCATGGTGTCGAGCGTTGGAGATCGGATTGCGGCTGCACGACGGGGGGGCATCCCGGATGGAAACAGACGTGGAGAAAACCGCTTCGTGATGCCCTCAATGCATTCAAAACGAAAGTCGATGAACATTTTTTCGATGCCGGCCAACAACTTTTTAAGCACCCTCGGCAGGCGCTCGTTGAGGCTGGGAAACTCCTTTCCGGTCGCGTGACGCCGCAAGACTTCGCTGATATGTGGCTTTCCGGCGGTCTCAGCCCGGCGGATCGTACGAAAGCGTTCAAACTGATTGCCATGCAAAAGTGGGCTTTGGCCGCCTTTGCCAGTTGTGCATGGTTCTTTGACGAAATTTCCCGTATTGAGCCAGTCAACGGACTTACATTTGCCTTACGCGCCATGGAATTGGCCGAAAAAACCCAAGGCCCGGATTTTGAGCCTGAATTCTCCGATATTCTCGAACAGGCCCCCTCAAATATTCCGGAAATGCACAACGGCAATCATATTTGGCAAACGCAAGTCGTTCCACGTCGGGAAACCACCCGTACACTCGTCACCCAAGCACTACTTCACTTGTGGGCTCAAAGGCGTCTCCCCGGTGTGAACTCGGAGACAACATCAGCAGAAACCGTACAGTGGCCCGGTGTCAGCGTGACGATCGAACCCACATCGGACGAAATCCCATCCTTTGTTGCTGCCAAAGCAACACTGGCCTGGACTCAAGAGCCGCACCCCGAAGATGTAGAAATCGCTTACACCTCGCCGCCTGGTCATGATCCTTATGCCATGCGGATCCAGATCACCAAGGTCGGAGAGCCATTTGAAGCTCACGTCTGTGCCCGTGGTGACGAACTCGCCTGGAACAAGCGACAGGCCATTGCCGACACCTGGATACAAACCGCCAGCAATACGTTATTCCAAGACATGGTACGTCACGCTCAAGACGGTATTCATCTCATCACCAATCGACAAGAAGCCCAGTCCACTCTTACCTTTGCTCCATTGTGGAATCATTTGGCCCCAGGGCTTGCGTATGCGTGGCTCACAGGCGAATCTGTCGCATCATCGGCGGAAGAACTCATGCTGCAATTTCTCCGGGACAAGGCCTCCAGCCCGGTGACAGACGACCTTCTCCGTCGTATTGCTTCCACCGCAAACGAATTCTTCCATGCCAACAAGCTGGATCAGCTCGAAACACTCCTCACACGATGCCATCAGATCAACCTGAATCCGAATTTTTTGGAATTGCAAAACAGCCTCTTCCCATACGACCCCAAAACGAAACAGCTTCGGCGCATTTGCCAACTTGTAGGGATGGCTTCATAG
- the selA gene encoding L-seryl-tRNA(Sec) selenium transferase: MSSLFRLLPSVDVALTAVADVPALHHVPRALLRDGINLFLDRLRRDIRQSRIMNASQLEHTVLWERLVPFLVAYVQPHFRRVINATGVVVHTNLGRSILAEVATRAVTEACARYSNLEMNLDTGGRGSRYSHVEDALCRLTGAEAALVVNNNAAAVLLVLETLAKGREVIVSRGQLVEIGGSFRIPEVMEKSGATLREVGATNRTHLRDYEQAINENTAALLKVHASNYRIIGFTKEVSLPELAELGSKYDLPVIEDLGSGNFSDFSGLGLLDEPTVQKTVADGADVVTFSGDKVLGGPQAGIIVGKKEYIDRIKKNPLNRAVRIDKMTLAALEATLRLYLDPEKARREIPTVAMILADPVQLASRGAILADDVAKICGESAVVDTVSAESRVGGGAFPEQGLPTTLVRVRPAHEGISAQMLKERLLETDPPVIGRIEHDVFCLDVRTVADDEFELTANVLNKAIAGCMN; encoded by the coding sequence GTGTCCAGCCTGTTTCGTCTTCTGCCGTCGGTCGATGTTGCTCTCACCGCTGTTGCGGATGTTCCGGCCTTACACCATGTACCACGTGCGCTTCTTCGTGACGGAATCAATCTTTTTTTAGATCGGTTACGTCGCGATATTCGCCAAAGTCGCATCATGAACGCCTCGCAACTTGAGCACACCGTTCTTTGGGAACGTCTCGTTCCATTTCTTGTCGCCTATGTTCAACCGCATTTTCGGCGGGTCATCAATGCGACGGGAGTCGTGGTGCATACTAATCTTGGTCGATCCATTTTAGCCGAAGTGGCAACACGGGCTGTTACCGAGGCTTGTGCCCGATATTCCAACCTCGAAATGAATCTCGACACGGGTGGACGAGGGAGCCGATATAGTCATGTTGAAGACGCCTTATGTCGGCTGACTGGCGCCGAGGCCGCGCTGGTCGTCAACAATAATGCCGCAGCTGTCCTTCTCGTGCTTGAAACGCTGGCCAAAGGACGCGAAGTCATTGTGTCACGCGGTCAGCTCGTCGAAATAGGCGGATCGTTTCGTATTCCTGAAGTCATGGAGAAAAGCGGCGCCACGTTGCGAGAAGTCGGGGCAACCAACCGGACGCATTTGCGTGACTATGAGCAGGCCATCAATGAAAATACTGCGGCGTTGCTCAAGGTTCATGCATCGAATTACCGAATCATTGGATTTACGAAGGAAGTTAGCCTTCCCGAGTTGGCCGAGCTTGGTTCAAAATACGATTTGCCTGTCATTGAAGATTTAGGCAGTGGGAATTTTTCCGATTTCAGCGGCCTTGGGCTGCTTGATGAGCCGACTGTGCAAAAGACCGTTGCCGATGGGGCGGATGTGGTTACTTTTAGCGGAGACAAAGTTCTGGGCGGACCACAAGCCGGAATTATTGTCGGAAAGAAAGAATACATTGACCGGATCAAAAAGAATCCGCTCAACCGAGCTGTGCGTATCGACAAGATGACATTGGCTGCATTGGAAGCAACACTTCGGCTTTACCTTGACCCGGAAAAGGCCAGGCGAGAGATTCCCACAGTAGCCATGATTTTGGCTGATCCTGTCCAGCTTGCCAGTCGTGGGGCCATATTGGCTGATGATGTTGCCAAAATTTGTGGCGAGTCGGCGGTCGTCGATACGGTATCGGCGGAGTCTCGTGTGGGTGGGGGGGCGTTCCCTGAGCAGGGTTTGCCCACGACGTTGGTCCGTGTCCGGCCTGCACATGAAGGAATTTCTGCGCAGATGCTTAAAGAGCGGCTTCTGGAAACCGATCCTCCGGTTATCGGACGGATTGAGCACGATGTCTTTTGCCTTGATGTTCGCACTGTGGCTGACGATGAGTTTGAATTGACGGCAAACGTCCTGAACAAGGCGATTGCCGGTTGCATGAACTGA
- a CDS encoding aminopeptidase — translation MPSDFEYTSKNCWEVFDNDTAQAEMDSLAQRYIDFLSTCKTERLTINYLQKRLADAGFVGCDQDFSGDAVMRVLRGKTLFVARKGKRPLREGFRLVGAHADTPRIDLKQHPLYEDCSVGQAKTHYYGGIRKHQWLARPLALHGVVVTKDGDVKTVCIGEEPVDPVFTIPDLLPHLAYKQVEKKLSEAFEAENLNIIVGHQPVIAPKKEGEETPGIQCACSGIKAKVLDILNTKYGIVEEDLFSAELQAVPAGPARFIGFDQALIGGYGQDDRVCVFAGLEALLSAETPEHTQIVLFWDKEEIGSEGNTGAKSLFFEYCVEDLIDAWDAGARKSRVFAASKAISADVHGALDPDYQDCHEKLNSALIGHGPCFCKFTGHRGKVGANDAHPEYVAFLRKMLEDAGVPWQMAELGKVDLGGGGTVAKFLAIYGMDIIDFGPPVLSMHSPFEISSKADLYATKLAYEAFLRT, via the coding sequence ATGCCTTCGGATTTTGAATATACGTCGAAAAATTGTTGGGAAGTCTTTGACAACGATACGGCTCAGGCTGAAATGGATAGTTTGGCACAACGCTATATTGATTTTCTGTCTACTTGCAAAACCGAACGATTGACGATCAACTATCTGCAAAAGCGGTTAGCTGATGCCGGTTTTGTCGGCTGTGATCAGGATTTTTCCGGCGATGCTGTGATGCGTGTTTTGCGCGGAAAAACTTTGTTTGTTGCGCGTAAAGGCAAACGGCCGTTGCGTGAAGGCTTCCGATTGGTCGGCGCGCATGCCGATACACCGCGCATCGATCTCAAACAGCACCCTTTATATGAAGATTGTTCCGTGGGACAGGCAAAAACCCACTATTACGGCGGGATTCGTAAGCACCAATGGCTTGCCAGACCACTGGCTCTGCACGGTGTGGTTGTAACGAAAGACGGCGATGTCAAAACGGTCTGCATAGGGGAAGAGCCGGTTGATCCGGTGTTTACCATTCCCGATTTGTTGCCGCATTTGGCGTACAAGCAAGTGGAAAAAAAGTTGTCGGAAGCGTTCGAGGCGGAAAATCTCAACATTATTGTTGGGCACCAACCGGTTATCGCTCCTAAAAAAGAGGGTGAAGAAACTCCGGGAATCCAGTGCGCCTGTTCGGGCATCAAAGCCAAAGTTCTTGATATTCTCAATACGAAATACGGAATTGTTGAAGAAGATTTGTTCAGCGCCGAATTGCAGGCCGTCCCGGCCGGCCCAGCACGTTTTATTGGGTTCGATCAGGCGCTCATTGGCGGATATGGTCAGGATGACCGTGTCTGCGTCTTCGCCGGTCTTGAAGCGCTTTTGTCTGCTGAAACTCCGGAGCATACGCAGATCGTCTTGTTCTGGGACAAGGAAGAAATTGGTTCCGAAGGGAACACCGGAGCGAAGTCTCTGTTTTTTGAATATTGTGTCGAGGATCTCATCGACGCGTGGGATGCCGGAGCACGGAAAAGCCGAGTTTTTGCTGCTTCAAAAGCCATTTCCGCGGATGTACATGGCGCACTTGATCCCGACTACCAGGACTGCCATGAAAAGTTGAATTCCGCGTTGATCGGTCATGGTCCGTGCTTTTGTAAATTTACCGGACATCGCGGAAAAGTTGGGGCCAACGATGCCCATCCTGAGTATGTCGCCTTTTTGCGCAAAATGCTTGAGGATGCTGGTGTGCCCTGGCAAATGGCCGAACTCGGCAAAGTTGACCTCGGTGGAGGCGGTACCGTCGCCAAATTCCTGGCTATATATGGCATGGATATTATCGATTTCGGTCCCCCAGTGCTTTCCATGCATAGTCCTTTTGAAATTAGTAGCAA